From the genome of Leishmania panamensis strain MHOM/PA/94/PSC-1 chromosome 4 sequence, one region includes:
- a CDS encoding calcium-translocating P-type ATPase (TriTrypDB/GeneDB-style sysID: LpmP.04.0010) — MAKLLLPDNPASMDGGLICSLLEVKEACGLDKDEAGRRLQVFGKNAFPVEASTPLWKLVVGQFEDTLVRILLLAAFVSFCMAVLEDNRVDFVEPFIILLILTLNAIVGIWQEDRAEKAIESLKELAPDTAAVVRDGVTQTILAENLVPGDIVEVAVGDRVAADIRLLTLESTALRVDQSILNGESVEAVKQVKSVCSKRDRFPSSMVYRGTAVVYGKARGVVVRTGTSTEMGCIECSVRKQEERKTPLQLKLDEFGALLSTTIGYICLFVFVVNLLRWFKTHTPTTEESWFECYIQPTVHSLKLAVALAVAAIPEGLPAVVTTCLALGARKMAGHNAFVRDLPSVETLGRCTVICSDKTGTLTTNMMSVSEVVTMEASGTTREYSIADSRLNIVAAAVSRNGAPAGDVLGDDAALDMVATIAILCNDASLMCNKLSAEVEKVGDATEAALLAMSEKLYHSAAQNGVDGPHLPVDRCRSLKKHLWFKERTLEFTRSRKSMSVCCTSVADARVHSLFLKGAPEEVLKRCTRIMCKDGRIVPLTPKILSTVTTKVNRMSGMEDALRCIAFAFCPIPDPKQLDLSDPAKFEAIETDLTFVGVCGMLDPPRREVTEAITKCHTAGIRVIVITGDKKETAEAVCRRIGLMPCEPREGLSFTGYELDQMTPAQKRAAVRNAVLFSRTDPSHKMQLVNLLQEQKFICAMTGDGVNDSPALKKADIGIAMGSGTEVAKAASKMVLADDNFATVVKAVREGRTIFNNTKQFIRYLISSNIGEVACVLATGLFGLPEALSPIQLLWVNLVTDGLPATALGLNAADPDIMEQAPRRVDEPIVDGWLFFRYMVVGVYVGLATVAGFIWWFLTNGFTLADLASFTTCTNRSNAKCAVLANPQTARAIALSILVVVEMLNALNALSENQSLVVIRPSTNKWLVVAICSSIALHLTIMYIPFFARLFGITPLGVDADVVASADLWDVLVPTDFTDWKTVLVLSTPVIFIDELLKFFSRCSNHHREKCSAEQVVGRMNHGWN, encoded by the coding sequence AAGCTAGTCGTTGGCCAATTTGAGGACACGCTTGTGCGCATCCTACTCCTTGCCGCGTTTGTAAGCTTTTGTATGGCCGTTCTGGAAGATAACAGGGTAGACTTCGTGGAGCCATTTATTATTTTGCTGATTTTGACGCTGAATGCAATAGTCGGTATTTGGCAAGAAGATCGAGCTGAGAAGGCTATCGAATCCTTGAAAGAACTTGCTCCCGATacagctgctgttgttcgTGACGGAGTGACACAGACCATCCTGGCAGAAAATCTTGTTCCCGGGGATATTGTTGAGGTCGCCGTTGGAGATCGTGTTGCAGCTGATATTCGGCTATTAACGCTGGAAAGCACAGCACTGCGCGTGGATCAGTCCATTTTAAACGGCGAGTCGGTGGAAGCTGTGAAGCAGGTGAAGTCAGTTTGTAGCAAGCGGGATCGGTTTCCCTCGAGCATGGTGTACCGCGGTACTGCTGTTGTGTATGGTAAGGCCCGCGGTGTCGTCGTACGCACCGGCACATCCACTGAAATGGGCTGCATCGAGTGTAGTGTGCGCAAgcaggaggaaagaaagacgcCGCTGCAACTGAAGCTGGACGAGTTTGGCGCTCTTCTCTCAACGACGATTGGTTACATTTGcctttttgtgtttgtggTGAATCTCCTACGCTGGTTCAAGACCCACACGCCGACCACTGAGGAGTCCTGGTTTGAATGCTACATTCAACCTACCGTGCATTCGCTGAAGTTGGCCGTCGCtttggctgttgctgccatTCCTGAGGGCCTACCGGCAGTGGTGACAACGTGTCTGGCGCTTGGTGCGCGCAAGATGGCGGGACACAACGCTTTTGTGCGCGATCTGCCGAGCGTGGAAACGCTTGGCAGATGCACCGTAATCTGCTCCGACAAGACCGGAACGCTAACGACAAACATGATGTCCGTGTCCGAGGTGGTAACAATGGAGGCCTCTGGTACAACTCGTGAGTACAGCATAGCTGACTCGAGGCTCAACATTGTGGCAGCCGCCGTTTCGCGTAACGGCGCTCCTGCCGGAGACGTGctcggcgacgacgccgccctGGACATGGTGGCCACGATCGCCATATTGTGCAACGATGCATCGCTCATGTGCAATAAGCTCTCAGCAGAGGTAGAAAAGGTGGGCGACGCCACTGAGGCAGCTCTTTTGGCCATGAGTGAGAAGCTGTACCACAGTGCGGCGCAGAATGGAGTTGACGGTCCGCATTTGCCGGTCGACCGGTGCAGATCATTGAAGAAGCATCTGTGGTTCAAGGAGAGAACACTAGAATTTACGCGCTCTCGGAAGTCAATGAGCGTGTGCTGCACGTCAGTCGCGGACGCACGCGTTCACAGCCTCTTTTTGAAAGGCGCGCCAGAAGAAGTTCTCAAGCGATGCACTCGTATCATGTGTAAGGATGGTCGCATCGTACCCCTCACACCGAAAATATTGAGCACCGTGACGACGAAGGTCAATCGCATGTCCGGCATGGAGGACGCCCTCCGCTGCATCGCGTTTGCCTTCTGCCCTATTCCCGACCCGAAGCAACTGGATCTCTCTGACCCAGCGAAGTTTGAAGCCATCGAGACTGACCTCACTTTTGTTGGCGTCTGCGGCATGCTGGACCCGCCGCGGAGGGAGGTAACAGAGGCGATCACCAAGTGCCACACAGCAGGGATTCGCGTCATTGTCATCACCGGTGACAAGAAGGAgacggcagaggcggtgtGCCGCCGAATCGGACTCATGCCATGTGAACCGAGAGAGGGGCTTAGCTTCACTGGCTACGAGCTGGATCAGATGACCCCAGCACAGAAACGGGCGGCGGTACGGAATGCTGTGCTTTTCAGTCGCACTGACCCCTCCCATAAGATGCAGCTGGTGAATCTTCTGCAGGAGCAGAAGTTCATTTGCGCCATGACCGGAGATGGTGTGAACGACTCGCCGGCACTGAAGAAAGCCGATATCGGTATTGCAATGGGCTCCGGGACAgaggtggcgaaggcggcgagcAAGATGGTGCTGGCAGATGACAATTTCGCCACCGTCGTGAAGGCTGTACGTGAGGGTCGTACCATTTTCAACAACACAAAGCAATTTATCCGCTACCTCATCAGCAGTAACATTGGTGAGGTAGCCTGCGTGCTAGCCACAGGACTGTTCGGTCTGCCAGAAGCGCTTTCGCCTATTCAGCTGTTGTGGGTGAATCTCGTCACAGACGGGCTGCCGGCGACCGCGCTGGGACTCAACGCCGCGGACCCAGACATCATGGAACAGGCGCCGCGGCGCGTGGACGAACCCATTGTCGACGGTTGGCTTTTCTTTCGCTACATGGTTGTCGGCGTCTATGTTGGTCTGGCGACGGTCGCTGGGTTTATCTGGTGGTTCCTGACGAACGGGTTTACCTTGGCCGACCTCGCCTCATTTACCACCTGCACGAACAGAAGCAATGCCAAGTGTGCAGTGCTGGCGAACCCACAGACGGCGCGCGCCATTGCATTGTCTATCCTGGTTGTTGTCGAGATGCTGAATGCGCTGAACGCGCTTAGTGAGAACCAGTCGCTTGTCGTGATCCGGCCTTCGACAAACAAGTGGCTCGTTGTGGCCATCTGCTCTTCGATCGCGCTGCACCTTACGATCATGTACATCCCGTTCTTTGCACGTCTGTTCGGCATCACCCCACTCGGCGTTGACGCTGACGTCGTCGCGAGCGCTGATCTGTGGGATGTGTTGGTGCCGACTGATTTCACAGACTGGAAGACAGTACTTGTGCTGAGCACTCCGGTTATTTTCATAGACGAACTGTTAAAGTTTTTTTCGAGGTGCAGCAATCACCACCGTGAGAAATGTAGCGCAGAGCAGGTTGTCGGCAGGATGAATCATGGCTGGAACTAA
- a CDS encoding hypothetical protein (TriTrypDB/GeneDB-style sysID: LpmP.04.0050), with product MLQPMGAMPVTVVYPQSYMPQGATLCPTPDHGNMFGGYGAAPVIMMGAGRAPYPVNAYFGHSGPPLYFVMDPANSVASMAVSIDAVPGCTTPKAKLAHSGSGNSLSTQSCCSGGETPSALSRSAASSTVKQRPQYDVNVWGFALVDQFHPSLQRIPVPVSCVREPTMGISLYDNDVMSSSTRPCKSSVCLLDAQGLGCREGARCRCFHITSSYLMQCRATSESLCCALHNCYYSQEMLSANCAPHVSGRCYALSLDDALKFPQDGEKPYLIDLSLLNLSLTMGLETLPCMNGVYVISWKKHVCRLNIDGHCKWTKDCGHIHVCRQLTRFLQDAETLSIVKALQEKATSKSSADLYRDIILSENTLRYVRSAAALSLVAALLEAGDVEALKALVKAKCALLPSQSKALQKFGVALNGSDSSRSVIVSPKLLVLLTPKGNNYEKTIDCTVHTTTTNSNNKRAHF from the coding sequence ATGCTGCAGCCGATGGGGGCTATGCCAGTGACCGTGGTCTACCCGCAGTCATACATGCCGCAAGGCGCGACTCTGTGCCCTACCCCAGACCACGGGAACATGTTTGGCGGctacggcgctgctccagTAATTATGATGGGCGCTGGACGCGCACCGTACCCAGTCAATGCTTACTTTGGTCACTCAGGGCCACCACTGTACTTCGTTATGGATCCAGCCAACAGTGTGGCATCAATGGCGGTCTCGATCGATGCCGTCCCTGGTTGTACCACGCCGAAAGCAAAGCTCGCTCATTCTGGCAGCGGGAACTCCCTCTCAACTCAATCGTGCTGCTCCGGGGGCGAGACACCGTCGGCTCTGAGCCGCAGCGCGGCTTCCAGCACCGTGAAGCAGCGCCCTCAGTATGATGTCAACGTATGGGGCTTCGCTCTCGTTGACCAATTCCACCCGTCATTGCAGCGGATTCCAGTTCCGGTGTCGTGCGTGCGCGAACCAACGATGGGAATCAGCCTGTACGATAACGACGTGATGTCCAGCAGCACTCGCCCGTGCAAGAGCTCTGTGTGCCTCCTCGATGCGCAGGGCCTTGGCTGCAGAGAGGGGGCACGGTGCCGCTGTTTTCACATCACCAGCTCGTATCTGATGCAGTGTCGTGCTACGTCAGAATCGTTGTGCTGTGCCTTGCACAATTGCTACTACTCACAGGAGATGCTTAGCGCCAACTGCGCTCCTCATGTATCAGGTCGTTGCTACGCACTGAGCCTCGACGATGCACTGAAGTTCCCTCAGGACGGGGAGAAGCCCTACCTCATCGACCTCTCTTTGCTCAACCTCAGCCTCACGATGGGGCTGGAGACGCTTCCCTGCATGAATGGTGTGTACGTCATCTCGTGGAAGAAGCATGTGTGTCGCCTCAACATAGACGGGCATTGCAAGTGGACCAAGGACTGCGGTCACATTCATGTGTGCCGCCAGCTGACAAGGTTTCTTCAGGATGCTGAAACGCTCTCCATTGTGAAGGCCCTGCAGGAGAAAGCTACATCGAAGAGCTCTGCGGACCTCTACCGTGACATCATCCTCAGCGAGAACACGCTGCGTTACGTGCGTTCTGCGGCCGCTCTTTCCTTGGTtgccgcgctgctcgaggcgGGAGATGTGGAGGCTCTCAAGGCACTGGTGAAGGCCAAGTGCGCCTTGCTGCCGTCCCAGAgcaaggcgctgcagaaATTCGGCGTCGCGCTGAATGGCAGCGACTCGTCTCGCAGCGTCATTGTGAGCCCGAAGCTTCTCGTTCTGCTCACCCCTAAGGGTAACAATTATGAGAAGACTATAGACTGCACGGTTCACACTACAACTaccaacagcaacaacaaaagagcACATTTCTGA
- a CDS encoding DNA topoisomerase type IB small subunit (TriTrypDB/GeneDB-style sysID: LpmP.04.0080) translates to MQPTQSPPVAPPTVPAAAPKKTPIDMSSLKLKMSPSVRATLAAAGVLGQRPRLIEATDEDALLKLKPMKTMVSPVKIAVAPAATMAPPPKVRRVERSSSSSSSSSSSSGSSSSSSDDDSSSEDSSDSNSSSYSSYDRSSLSSESGVSKKEESLFDIAQSQGLVNKEILMQEEEEVPTLVPPRPPVVRSFPNDIGKALVRYRERLNREENVIRIKDDNKAVSLGTSKINYIDPRIVCSWAKAQDVPISKVFSATILKKFPWAMSAENFDF, encoded by the coding sequence ATGCAGCCTACTCAAAGTCCTCCGGTGGCCCCGCCGACGGTGCCGGCCGCAGCGCCCAAGAAGACCCCGATTGATATGTCTTCGCTAAAGCTCAAGATGTCACCCAGCGTTCGAGCGACCCTGGCTGCGGCTGGTGTGCTTGGTCAGCGCCCTCGGCTGATTGAAGCAACCGACGAGGATGCGCTGCTTAAGCTGAAGCCGATGAAGACAATGGTGTCCCCCGTCAAGATAGCTGTGGCGCCGGCTGCGACAATGGCTCCGCCGCCGAAGGTGCGCCGCGTTGAGCGCAGCTCCAGTtcgtcgtcctcatcctcgtcgtcgtctggtagctcatcctcgtcctccgATGACGACTCCAGCAGCGAAGACAGCTCCGACTCGAACTCTTCGTCCTACTCGTCCTACGATCGCTCTTCGTTGTCGAGTGAGTCAGGGGTGTCGAAGAAGGAGGAATCACTCTTCGACATCGCCCAATCTCAAGGCCTAGTGAACAAGGAGATTCTTAtgcaggaagaggaggaagtcCCCACACTGGTGCCTCCGCGTCCTCCGGTGGTGCGATCCTTCCCCAATGACATCGGCAAGGCTCTGGTGCGCTACCGGGAACGACTCAACCGCGAGGAGAACGTTATCCGCATCAAGGATGACAACAAGGCTGTGTCGCTCGGCACGAGCAAAATCAACTACATTGACCCCCGCATCGTGTGCTCGTGGGCGAAGGCGCAAGATGTGCCGATCAGCAAAGTCTTCTCTGCCACCATCCTGAAGAAGTTTCCGTGGGCGATGAGCGCCGAGAACTTCGATTTTTGA
- a CDS encoding hypothetical protein (TriTrypDB/GeneDB-style sysID: LpmP.04.0090), with protein MKPARNAEYSKQEYWDRRYTEEEHYDWFPSVYPMCVAASFEAVEAVYRVQHGTRAFDGTLKVLHLGTGNSTLCADIRAAYEAKYPTEDSRPYRLVQVATDYSAVVIDHMKAKYSSAHPLVDVHWEVADIRDLSRVREQFGPFFDVVLDKGTMDALQADKANESMEDNIERMLCEVSKCVEGAIGTRVYRVFVQITWEIPYLRLHYTTKNPTHTFAWGTNVTYRFLGESDMYRVYMYEVSPPSSE; from the coding sequence ATGAAGCCGGCTAGAAACGCAGAGTACAGCAAACAGGAGTACTGGGACCGGCGTtacacggaggaggagcactATGATTGGTTCCCCTCAGTGTATCCCATGTGTGTCGCAGCATCCTTTGAGGCCGTTGAGGCTGTCTATCGTGTGCAGCACGGCACAAGAGCATTCGACGGCACGCTCAAGGTGTTGCACCTTGGTACTGGTAACTCCACCCTCTGCGCCGACATCCGCGCCGCTTACGAGGCAAAATATCCGACGGAAGATTCAAGGCCCTACCGACTCGTCCAGGTGGCCACTGACTACTCCGCTGTTGTCATCGATCACATGAAGGCCAAGTACAGTTCAGCTCATCCGCTGGTAGACGTACACTGGGAGGTGGCTGATATCCGAGATCTCAGTCGTGTGCGAGAACAGTTTGGTCCTTTCTTCGACGTGGTGCTGGACAAGGGCACCATGGACGCGCTACAGGCCGACAAAGCAAATGAAAGTATGGAGGACAACATTGAACGGATGCTCTGTGAGGTGAGCAAATGCGTTGAGGGCGCAATTGGGACCCGCGTGTATCGCGTGTTTGTGCAGATCACGTGGGAAATTCCCTACTTGCGCCTCCACTACACCACAAAGAATCCCACGCACACCTTTGCCTGGGGAACCAATGTCACCTACCGTTTTCTAGGTGAAAGTGACATGTACAGAGTGTACATGTACGAGGTATCCCCGCCCTCCTCCGAGTAG
- a CDS encoding hypothetical protein (TriTrypDB/GeneDB-style sysID: LpmP.04.0070), with amino-acid sequence MSSSEIIVERGASYPEAQSMDNEMLAQHEECEESPQDPQATKAAIPYCESTAEEEAHSQRHEEKESSEEKESSEEEERSEEELGGTYKPTDISADRYSKELELGKVVAAACSANEELEEVKRLKVTGAASHAEAAPPEVAKTARPCEVSKPNKVKKSGNHAKKAKTAGPPAAPRKKRLAGKVSIDNVEHRPPVPEGVNTPRSVALCREYGVKPCELAPYDKSHFTGSGVSDEVAELRYQSYEKRRCARMAQLVPAYRRKITPGSDSVPVPDTKRHPRSTEEISTQSTATEKAAAHQWKPMDEDAAMQRQFETQHQRLLDQERCKRVTSGYDSDGHRRSSHPRAGQSYGASVLSAGSARSPGRYSVGMSVSARPTVDLPYSATKIYSASIAESRPLTHSEVFMIDEINEREAHRNYTQERAFVIQENTQLMHVERELMRAQRSCVSVRKRAEERRKMQEEMRKRTLARQKEAAARRERLVMERQMRVKENIAEKESRIHATNPYIAFMSRQMSSFSTRRNSSNSPLQGASTSNSQEQSAETEEATMGLL; translated from the coding sequence ATGAGCTCGTCAGAGATCATCGTAGAGCGGGGGGCCTCGTACCCTGAAGCACAATCGATGGACAACGAGATGCTGGCGCAACATGAAGAATGCGAGGAGTCGCCCCAGGATCCTCAGGCGACAAAGGCAGCGATACCGTACTGTGAGTCGACGGCCGAAGAGGAGGCCCACTCCCAGAGacacgaagagaaggaaagcagcgaagagaaggaaagcagcgaagaggaagaaagaagcgaagaggaaCTTGGTGGTACGTACAAACCGACCGACATATCAGCTGACCGCTACTCTAAGGAGCTGGAGTTGGGGaaagtggtggcggcggcttgCTCGGCCAACGAAGAACTCGAAGAAGTGAAACGGCTCAAAGTTACAGGAGCAGCGTCGCACGCTGAGGCGGCCCCTCCGGAGGTCGCCAAGACGGCGCGCCCTTGCGAGGTTAGCAAGCCCAATAAGGTGAAGAAATCTGGGAATCAcgcgaagaaggcgaagacaGCAGGGccaccggcagcaccgcggaAGAAAAGGCTCGCTGGCAAAGTTAGCATCGACAACGTGGAGCATCGACCTCCTGTCCCGGAGGGTGTAAACACGCCGCGCAGCGTGGCACTCTGCAGGGAGTACGGCGTGAAGCCTTGCGAGCTGGCTCCGTACGACAAGTCGCACTTCACAGGTTCCGGCGTGTCGGACGAGGTGGCGGAACTTCGCTACCAGAGTTACGAgaagcgccgctgtgcccGTATGGCGCAACTGGTGCCAGCCTACAGGAGAAAGATAACACCTGGCTCGGATTCCGTTCCTGTCCCCGACACCAAGCGCCATCCACGGAGTACCGAGGAGATTTCTACGCAGTCCACCGCCACGGAGAAGGCTGCCGCCCATCAGTGGAAACCGATGGACGAGGAcgcggcgatgcagcgccagTTCGAGACACAGCACCAGCGTCTGCTGGATCAGGAGCGCTGCAAGAGGGTGACATCGGGATATGATAGTGatggccaccgccgcagcagccacccgCGCGCTGGTCAGAGCTACGGCGCGTCAGTGCTCTCTGCCGGGTCGGCCAGGTCGCCCGGGCGCTACTCAGTGGGCAtgtccgtcagcgccaggCCCACCGTCGATCTGCCGTATAGCGCTACGAAAATCTATAGCGCGAGCATTGCGGAGAGCCGCCCATTGACACACAGCGAGGTGTTTATGATTGATGAGATCAACGAGCGTGAAGCTCACCGCAACTACACGCAGGAACGCGCCTTCGTCATCCAGGAGAACACGCAGCTTATGCATGTCGAGCGTGAGCTgatgcgtgcgcagcgctccTGTGTGTCCGTGCGGAagagggcggaggagcgGAGGAAGATGCAGGAGGAAATGCGCAAGCGCACCCTGGCACGCCagaaggaggcagcggcacgccgcgAGCGGCTGGTGATGGAGCGCCAGATGCGTGTCAAGGAGAATATCGCCGAGAAGGAGAGTCGCATCCATGCTACGAACCCGTACATCGCGTTCATGTCGCGTCAAAtgagcagcttctccacaCGCCGGAACTCTAGCAATTCCCCGCTCCAGGGTGCAAGTACGAGCAATTCACAGGAGCAGTCtgcagagacggaggaggcaaCCATGGGACTGCTGTGA
- a CDS encoding hypothetical protein (TriTrypDB/GeneDB-style sysID: LpmP.04.0060), whose product MAQWIPKTAWTVSNLNKRYGVQYVTKGYASLDPKCNLDAYTSLQHTVTSSYLKKALLSISCTSPGALVIDVRSEPERRLRPLMFSAIVALHPHDILSGAACPILPSNKEKAEIFVMASEAQRAVNTCTALRRWGFSSVSAVSVDAVSAVIAVAQKSAGTATTSSTEN is encoded by the coding sequence ATGGCGCAGTGGATTCCGAAAACTGCGTGGACGGTGTCAAACCTCAACAAACGATATGGCGTGCAGTACGTGACGAAAGGGTACGCATCACTAGACCCAAAGTGTAATCTGGATGCCTATACGTCGTTGCAGCATACAGTGACATCGTCATATctgaagaaggcgctgctaTCTATTAGCTGCACCTCCCCAGGCGCCCTCGTTATCGACGTTCGCAGCGAGCCAGAGAGGCGGTTGCGGCCACTTATGTTCTCTGCAATAGTAGCGCTACATCCGCACGATATCTTGTCGGGCGCAGCGTGCCCCATTCTGCCATCGAACAAGGAAAAGGCAGAGATATTTGTAATGGCCTCGGAGGCGCAGCGTGCAGTGAACACTTgcactgcgctgcggcggtggggtTTCTCCAGCGTGTCTGCGGTCAGCGTCGACGCTGTGTCGGCGGTGATTGCAGTGGCGCAGAAGTCGGCGGGCACAGCTACGACGAGCTCCACCGAAAACTGA
- a CDS encoding hypothetical protein (TriTrypDB/GeneDB-style sysID: LpmP.04.0040): MGPRVAGFLIGGFVTATASAVLLQYDVLRKQELTTRKTEEMAVQADIIVHRFRVVEAGLRTLSEGIEAPPSAT; this comes from the coding sequence ATGGGCCCTCGAGTTGCAGGCTTCCTCATTGGCGGCTTTGTAACGGCGACGGCATCCGCCGTCCTCCTGCAGTACGACGTCCTCCGCAAGCAGGAGTTGACTACTAGGAAGACAGAGGAAATGGCTGTCCAGGCAGACATAATCGTGCATCGGTTTCGCGTAGTAGAAGCGGGGTTACGCACCCTATCAGAGGGTATTGAGGCTCCCCCCAGCGCTACATGA
- a CDS encoding cAMP-specific phosphodiesterase, putative (TriTrypDB/GeneDB-style sysID: LpmP.04.0030) — MHPLDVLAALKDDSSLSPQLRDKIGGALARLRETCRTAGQPSTKETPPRSCAHNYFEEMISGHAPFRLSCHRSGLIHTRAKDFDIASSRLPGSIIMSSCNTLMQRTTPALQSPKGVFAELNAIAFQTLRYIDEVEQIEFDVTNVREHDGSIMGDKERLFLSVCCSVFANFYFFTSLCINAEKFLRFLRKIFTCYPLDNSYHNATHAADALQMMSLFFREPTVNFLFSDEEIAICFLAALTVDVAHPGASDALLVALDHPLASVFGDVAIAEHASLLVLTSALVREDNFFFSTTDESVSADSAHLVKEALYDVVLNAALRNRPSLMSALHNIDTSGHITDADAPKLMAALLVMASNSFAFRSQAQCCRMGTWLLSEIHREECEMERHGIRMTLPHVSGADLTTVLSDYINVVVKPMTAATLALVPTDLQDRLEWNADLVDAATGAGGHPCSVILETSLAPWMTSSLHVMEILKKVATHAKSVDRKASKCAILNASPSRFQGAAAGMMQADSLSSSSSMSGSINATKQEEATTHRSPSLFTSQLYVAGGSPAAHPSRSEHYFSFLRLYDKCERAGELAKDFLGQLIFLALQLDPRYIASYAQKKYGDDGCAAECTEMGLLIYKTEEAPSSAEVIASRPPGGSFSNRVADEIDHTDGFILLLMDMYCSREAALAEMESAASVSDKAKTTPPAEPITLEGAPQYQQNSPIRMPVNTESKNTVSWS, encoded by the coding sequence ATGCATCCTCTCGATGTtctggcggcgctgaaggaTGATTCATCGCTGtcaccgcagctgcgggaCAAAATTGGTGGCGCGCTCGCGCGGCTGCGTGAAACTTGTAGGACGGCGGGCCAGCCGAGCACGAAGGAGACGCCTCCGAGAAGCTGCGCGCACAACTATTTCGAGGAGATGATCAGCGGACATGCGCCGTTTCGGCTCTCTTGCCACAGAAGCGGCCTGATCCACACGCGTGCCAAGGACTTTGACATCGCCTCCTCTCGACTCCCAGGTTCCATTATAATGTCTTCTTGCAACACCCTCATGCAGCGCACCACGCCTGCTCTCCAGAGTCCAAAGGGGGTATTTGCAGAACTCAACGCCATCGCTTTTCAGACACTTCGATACATCGATGAGGTGGAGCAGATCGAATTTGACGTAACCAACGTCCGTGAGCACGACGGCAGTATTATGGGGGACAAGGAGCGCCTgttcctctctgtctgttGCAGCGTATTCGCCAACTTTTACTTCTTCACGTCCCTGTGCATCAACGCGGAGAAGTTCTTACGCTTTCTTCGCAAAATCTTCACGTGCTACCCGCTCGACAACAGCTACCACaacgccacacacgcagcggaTGCGCTTCAGATGATGTCGCTCTTTTTCAGAGAGCCCACTGTAaacttcctcttctccgatGAAGAGATCGCAATCTGTTTCCTAGCTGCGCTGACTGTTGATGTCGCACACCCCGGTGCGTCTGACGCACTCCTGGTCGCTTTGGACCACCCCTTAGCGTCTGTGTTCGGCGATGTCGCAATCGCCGAGCACGCGTCTCTCCTGGTCTTGACGAGTGCGCTTGTACGGGAGGACAATTTCTTCTTCTCAACGACTGATGAATCGGTCTCAGCGGATAGTGCCCATCTCGTGAAGGAGGCACTGTACGATGTGGTGCTGAATGCAGCACTGCGTAACCGGCCTTCGCTAATGTCTGCCTTGCACAACATTGATACGAGCGGCCACATAACCGACGCCGACGCCCCCAAGCTAATGGCGGCTCTTCTGGTGATGGCATCCAACAGCTTTGCATTTCGCTCGCAGGCACAGTGTTGCCGAATGGGTACGTGGCTTCTCTCGGAGATCCACCGGGAGGAGTGCGAAATGGAACGGCACGGCATTCGTATGACTCTTCCCCACGTCTCGGGGGCTGACCTCACCACAGTGTTGTCAGACTACATAAACGTTGTCGTGAAGCCGATGACGGCGGCTACCCTTGCCCTCGTTCCTACCGATCTGCAGGACCGTTTGGAGTGGAACGCAGACCTTGTCGACGCGGCGACTGGCGCTGGTGGTCACCCGTGTAGCGTTATTCTGGAGACCTCCCTCGCGCCGTGGATGACGAGCTCGCTGCATGTGATGGAGATACTAAAGAAGGTagccacacacgcaaaaaGCGTGGACCGGAAAGCCTCCAAGTGCGCCATTCTCAACGCTTCTCCATCGCGTTTCCagggagcggcggcaggcaTGATGCAGGCCGACTCGcttagcagcagcagctccatgTCAGGCTCTATTAACGCCACGAAGCAAGAGGAAGCTACGACTCACCGCTCGCCTTCCTTGTTTACGTCACAGTTGTATGTCGCGGGTGGGAGTCCGGCGGCACATCCCAGCAGGTCGGAGCACTACTTCTCCTTTCTGCGCCTCTACGACAAGTGCGAGCGCGCGGGAGAATTGGCAAAGGACTTTCTCGGTCAGCTCATCTTTCTTGCGCTACAGCTCGATCCGCGCTACATCGCTTCGTATGCACAAAAGAAGTATGGGGATgacggctgcgctgccgaATGCACCGAAATGGGGTTGTTGATCTACAAAACAGAGGAGGCGCCCTCCAGTGCCGAGGTGATCGCCAGCCGTCCGCCAGGTGGGTCCTTCTCTAATCGTGTTGCAGACGAGATCGACCACACGGACGGTTTTATTTTGCTCTTGATGGATATGTACTGCTCCCGTGAAGCAGCGCTAGCGGAGATGGAGTCAGCGGCGTCGGTAAGCGACAAGGCGAAAACAACACCGCCGGCAGAACCCATAACGTTGGAGGGTGCGCCGCAGTATCAGCAAAACTCGCCTATTAGAATGCCAGTAAATACGGAGAGCAAAAATACAGTATCTTGGTCGTGA